From one Synechocystis sp. PCC 6803 substr. PCC-P genomic stretch:
- a CDS encoding IS630 family transposase: MKENENKQKKKELRYRERNREERVKYYRMLRELIKLYGSQAIVYIDESGFEAIQACIYAWSKKGKKVYGDRQGKRGVRENLVAGRRKGKKDLIAPMVFTGSLNAEGFEGWLKLYLLPSLDIPSILIMDNAPIHRKTAIKELAKEAGHEVLFLPKYSPDLNDIEHDFSALKRARMYAPIDTSLDEIIRSYCGV; this comes from the coding sequence ATTAAAGAAAATGAAAATAAACAGAAAAAAAAAGAACTACGTTATCGAGAAAGAAACCGGGAGGAACGAGTTAAGTACTATAGAATGTTAAGAGAACTAATTAAGCTCTATGGTAGTCAAGCTATAGTTTACATAGATGAATCTGGATTCGAAGCAATCCAGGCTTGTATTTATGCCTGGTCAAAAAAAGGAAAAAAAGTTTATGGAGATAGACAAGGAAAAAGGGGAGTCAGAGAAAATCTAGTAGCAGGGAGAAGAAAAGGAAAAAAAGATTTGATTGCGCCGATGGTTTTTACCGGGAGTTTGAATGCAGAAGGCTTTGAAGGATGGTTAAAATTATATTTGCTACCCTCCCTCGACATTCCATCAATATTAATAATGGATAATGCTCCTATTCATCGTAAAACTGCCATTAAAGAATTGGCTAAAGAAGCAGGTCATGAAGTTCTTTTTTTGCCGAAATATTCTCCTGATTTAAATGATATTGAGCATGACTTTAGTGCCTTGAAACGAGCTAGAATGTACGCTCCTATTGACACGTCTCTTGATGAAATTATCCGTTCTTACTGTGGCGTTTAG
- a CDS encoding aromatic ring-hydroxylating dioxygenase subunit alpha: protein MEIFNNWQIIAKGWYIVCPSRTLRRGQAKSLALCGQKIVVFRGEDGKARALHGYCPHLGTDLGLGQVEDSWIRCNFHRWAFDETGKCRHIPCQSEIPPKAQLAPYATAEKYGFIWIFPEEIAPNDLPEFDELQGQKLVTQADKAFERKCHHHICMMNGIDAQHLKTVHHLDIKMDLSLRQNASGTQIDFTMKGNVPNTTLRESFIHYSSFK from the coding sequence ATGGAAATCTTTAATAATTGGCAAATTATTGCGAAGGGTTGGTATATCGTTTGTCCTAGCCGGACATTACGGCGGGGTCAAGCTAAATCCCTGGCCCTTTGTGGGCAAAAAATTGTCGTGTTTCGGGGAGAAGATGGAAAGGCTCGGGCCCTCCACGGCTACTGTCCCCACCTTGGCACAGACCTAGGTTTAGGGCAAGTTGAAGACAGCTGGATTCGTTGTAACTTTCATCGTTGGGCCTTTGATGAAACGGGTAAATGTCGCCATATTCCCTGTCAGTCGGAAATTCCCCCCAAAGCACAATTAGCGCCCTATGCCACCGCCGAAAAATATGGCTTTATTTGGATTTTTCCAGAGGAAATTGCCCCCAATGATTTACCAGAATTTGATGAACTCCAGGGTCAGAAACTGGTCACCCAAGCGGATAAAGCCTTTGAAAGAAAATGTCACCATCATATTTGCATGATGAACGGCATTGATGCCCAACATTTGAAGACAGTTCATCATCTTGACATCAAAATGGACTTATCCCTCCGACAAAACGCATCAGGAACCCAGATTGATTTCACCATGAAAGGCAATGTTCCAAACACCACCTTAAGAGAGAGCTTCATACATTATAGTAGTTTCAAATAA